In Drosophila santomea strain STO CAGO 1482 chromosome 2L, Prin_Dsan_1.1, whole genome shotgun sequence, a single window of DNA contains:
- the LOC120458797 gene encoding NADH dehydrogenase [ubiquinone] 1 subunit C2 yields MSAVVDPLELLTNKGTHEPTFLSPIWNPLACGVAGVGVAIFVNWGFRRPVFSGIQKHIAFGALGVGAGSYFDQKRNEYVAKRDAVLRHYIELHPDDFPVKERKTYGQVLESWVPVR; encoded by the exons ATGAGTGCTGTTGTCGATCCGTTGGAACTTTTGACGAACAAGGGCACCCACGAGCCCACTTTCCTCTCGCCGATATGGAATCCGCTCGCCTGCGGAGTGGccggagtgggcgtggccattTTCGTCAACTGGGGCTTCCGTAGGCCCGTGTTTTCCG GCATTCAGAAGCATATCGCCTTTGGAGCTCTGGGCGTCGGTGCAGGATCATACTTCGATCAGAAGAGGAACGAGTACGTGGCCAAAAGGGACGCCGTCCTCCGGCACTACATCGAGCTGCATCCCGACGATTTCCCGGTGAAGG AACGCAAGACCTACGGCCAAGTGCTGGAGAGTTGGGTGCCAGTTCGCTAA
- the LOC120458796 gene encoding uncharacterized protein LOC120458796, whose amino-acid sequence MQKLAVVLFYVIITGCPHGFEAISPNCTTPGRLHKEFEEMCQRPCLRIAAPLTPYVQQLQDELNWRKMYPGFEKYEHRLFYVEQAELVNWAEAIAACHKKGAQLAEFEDDEEFQAVLKKSTPRGTY is encoded by the coding sequence atgcaaaaactgGCAGTAGTTCTGTTCTACGTGATCATCACCGGATGTCCCCATGGATTTGAGGCTATTTCCCCAAACTGCACGACACCAGGAAGACTTCACAAGGAGTTTGAGGAAATGTGCCAACGTCCTTGCTTACGTATCGCAGCGCCACTCACGCCCTACGTGCAACAGTTACAGGACGAACTGAACTGGCGTAAGATGTATCCAGGATTCGAGAAGTATGAACACAGACTCTTCTACGTCGAGCAGGCAGAACTTGTGAACTGGGCCGAGGCCATTGCAGCTTGCCACAAAAAGGGGGCACAACTAGCCGAATtcgaggacgacgaggagttCCAGGCGGTTTTGAAAAAATCAACACCCAGGGGCACCTACTGA